A section of the Portunus trituberculatus isolate SZX2019 chromosome 20, ASM1759143v1, whole genome shotgun sequence genome encodes:
- the LOC123506629 gene encoding uncharacterized protein LOC123506629: protein MDVYKRILKLKPRSTTPTDLPIKIYKEFAPELAPPLCSIINASLSQYSCPVDWKSSFVTPISKTPSLESLNDLRPVAITPIPSLICEDFVFDWAYNISNSLDIQQFGNIRATSTSHYLISFLDFIHSHLDKRNTSLAVAFVDFRKAFDLVDHTRGSATFSPLPPLALSTPPVTTTFSYPRELLEPIAIKIAPYPPWYEQ from the coding sequence ATGGATGTTTACAAGAGGATTCTAAAACTTAAACCTCGCTCAACCACTCCTACTGATCTACCCATCAAGATTTACAAAGAATTTGCTCCAGAACTAGCCCCTCCTCTCTGCTCAATAataaatgcatctctctctcagtactcatGTCCAGTGGATTGGAAATCATCATTTGTCACGCCTATATCCAAGACTCCCAGCCTGGAGTCACTCAATGACCTCAGGCCAGTCGCTATCACACCCATCCCTAGCCTCATTTGTGAAGACTTTGTGTTTGACTGGGCGTACAACATTAGTAATTCCTTAGACATACAACAATTTGGCAACATCAgagccacctccacctctcactaCCTGATCAGCTTCCTTGACTTCATACACAGTCACCTGGATAAACGAAACACCTCTCTCGCTGTCGCCTTTGTGGACTTTAGGAAAGCTTTTGATCTGGTTGACCACACCCGAGGCTCCGCCACCTTCTCCCCCCTGCCACCCCTCGCCCTGTCCACACCACCCGTCACAACAACGTTCTCATACCCACGAGAGCTACTAGAACCAATCGCTATAAAAATAGCGCCATACCCACCATGGTACGAGCAATAA